The genomic region agaatcaaaccaggacactggaggtgcAACCCACTGCATACAGCATGACCTAAATAAGTATTACAAATTAGAAATTCCCAAATCCATAGACATTCACCAGGCAAAAAGTGCTTAGCTTCAAGAGATGCTAAATTACTGAGGTAATTTGGGCTCTGTCACCTCACACTTATACCACTGTGAAAGAGTATGTGGGCAAAGAGTACccaaaaaaatcatgtttctttgcttttttcctCAAAGGAAGTGATGATGGAAGCTCTGAGGACTGGGATGTGGATTCCCGTGAAACAATAATCCTGTCTCATGCAAACCATGCACAGACATCTATAGACCTTCTGGAGGAAAACCTGGGAAAAACCTCCCATGAGAACAGGAAAGACCCAACTGGTTCCACAATCCGAAACCCTACTGGAACTGGTAAGGACCATATGAGATGCAGGCATGATGTCTGTGATACTGCAGAGAGTATTAGTGTGCAgtcagatttgtttgtttttcaagaCAACGGTAGCAGACCCTCTGAAGACAAGCCTGAGAACAGTTTGAAGGAAAATACCCTTGATGATGAAGAATCTGAGATCGAACCGCACGCAGATGTGGATGAGCCGTCTGAAACGGAGAGTGCCCAGGAGATTATGGAAGCCAAAAATCTCCCTGTTCAAAAGTGCCAGTCTGTGGAAGATCTGTTAGACAACACACTCTTAGTGCAAGACATTATGAACAAGCCTAGTGAGGAGGAGATAATTGTCGCTGACACAGTGTTGAATATTTCGTCTGATACCACAAGTTCAGAAGCTCTGCATGAAAAGATAAAGATGGAAGACACTGAGGTAAAAACCAAAGCTTTTGAGACGAGCATTTCTCTGATCAATGACCTTGACTCCTACTGCTATGATGATCCCTTGAATAATTTGGCGTCTGAGAAAATCAAGCCTAAGATGGATGTCAAAAGCCATCAGGACTTCAACGGCAGTCTCAACAGCTTGCAGACAACAGTGAGCCACACTGATAACAGTCTGAGCAACACATTTGACCATATTCTCAGAAATCCACCACAGAACTACCTGGGCTTTACTGTAGCTGGTTTGCAAGGGGATTCATTAGCACCTCTGCGACTCGCAGAACAGAGCAAGGATAGAACGGAGGTCACGCCAGCAGACGTGAGCCAGAAGAAGAATGAGATCAGCATTATGGAGGCCATAATGGACAGCAATGAGTGGCTGAGCACTGGACCACCAGATACCAGAGACCTGCCCTGGCTGACTCAGACTCAGAATAAGAGTGGTTGTGGATTCAAAGCCGACGTTTCTTCATCTCCAGTTCCATCTTCTGCCGCTTCTGTGCTTCCTTCCGATATGATGTCACACCGAGGCAAGACAGATGTGCCAGAGGACGCCACCACTGCTGTGGCTAAGGATGAAGTAGATCTGTTGAACAAGAAAGTAGGAACAGTGTTGCCAATGCCACAGCTTGTGAAGGTCAGCTTCAGGgtgcactacatcacacactccccCAATCAGATTCTGGCTGTAACTGGGAACCAGCAGGAGCTCGGGTCCTGGGAGAGCTTTGTTCCTCTGAGGAGTGTTGAGAATGGGTTTTGGTTCTGCAGCGTCAGTCTCCCCTTGGACAGCCAGGTCGAGTGGAAATTTATCCTGGTAGAGGACGGAAAGATCCAGCGCTGGGAGGAGTGTGAAAACCGCTGTTTCGTAGTGACTGGGCAAGACGAGGAGATTCATCTGGATAAGAACTGGGGGTACGCGTGAACCAAAAGTATATCAGTGACATTCTATATAGCAATAATATTCATCACAGGTGCATTATTTCAAACAGATGTTAGCATAAATATGATGCATGAGGCTGTGATACTGTTAATGTAGCAATAATACTACCAATATGCACATTTTCACCTTCGATCAGTGATTAGCTTGTATGTCGATTTGGATATGCTTGTGTTGACAGCGTTCGTCCTGTGGCTCTTACCAGCAATAATTATATTTAGGTGTCCTACACTACTCAGAGAAATGGTTTATTTTCCAGTGACTTGTCTATTATAGTTGTTATGCAATGTCATTTTGCCAAATAATGAATTGTATGCAGGGATGGAAAATACTTGAGTAATTGTACTTCTTGACCATACTTAAGTATTACTTTGGGCTATTTATACTTTGCTTGAGTGTTAGTGAAGTTTGTCCTCTTAATATTTTTGCACCTTGCATGTTTATTCAGATTCGCAAACCATTTGTTTGGTCTCTTCGCTCATCCAGCAATCAACTGTAGGCAGTTTAGAAATCAAAACAGGCTGAACTGAATCAATTGAATAGCGTTAATGCTAATAATGTCTCTGGACATGGATTAGTATCCAGACTGCAGTGTTGATCATGAGGATGAGCACTCTTACCTCTGAACTAAACTAAGACTCGTGTACAGTGAGGTGTCGTCTTTGCCTCTCAAAAAAGATAAGCCTGTTAAGGTAAGTTTGGCAAATTTGCTAATATTACCTGTGTGTTTTTAGCTTAGTTATCTTGTTTTCTTGGCTTATGCCAGGTTAGACTAGTAGTAACTCCAGCAGCTAACAATTTGGATCAGCTAAAAGTTAGATTCTCGCTAATGGTACATATCGGTTATTTATGTATTAGTTTACTAATTATTTAATTAGCAAACTATGTAGTGTTAGTCAAGCATATTGTGCATGATGAGCTCTTAAATGGGACAGCAAATATTTACCTTTTAATACTcaagtacattttaaaaatagtttaataCTTTCTTACTTTTTGGCTTCCAGTAAGAACCATTCATACGTTCACTGAAGTATAATTTCTTAGTACTTTTCCACCCCTGTTTCTCTAAATATTAGATTATTTTGTATGTAAGCTTATCAGAAATCCTTCTGTGTAACAAAAGTAGCATCAGTAGTCCTCAAGTACGCTAATCGGTATTTGCACAAACTCGCTCAGCACTCGGTTTTTCCTCATGTCGTAACCTTGTTCGCAAATCAGGTCTGCATGTCCGCGTCGATGTTTATGTAATCAGGGAACGACTTGTGTTGCGATTGTGGATCAGCAGTGAGCTACTCATACAGCTAAAACCCATTTTCTTCTGGCTTCCTGAGCAACCTGGTAGCACCATGTTGATTCTGCCTGCAATCTGGTTTCGTGAAAGACGATGTCTGTTCGGTAGATGAGCTAAGAGTTAGTTCCTTTACCTCTGTTCTGTTAGAGGCTGGCAGTTATCTGAGTGTCCAGGAGGaaaacaaagcaacaaaaatGCAGATCCAAAAATACTAgcatatttaaaataacaagAATGCAAATTTAGAAGCgcaaataaaacaataagaaGAGTATTTAAACTGGAAAGCTAGTCTTTAAGAGAAACAAATAGTTTCTGTACAAGTTTGAGGAGTTAACAAAACACGAATGATTTGGCCGTGTTTACTGACGCACTTCTTGGTGCTCGTCGATCTGAATGTGAGTGAAAATTTCGGAAGACTGGATTTCAGTGgctttaaaatataacaaataatgcatttattttattaccacAACTTTGCCTTATAAAATCTCACAATGTGCTGCAGTGTTTAGTCGTAGTGTTTTCtattgtaaatatgtgtgtttatgtaagcATCCAATTCgcttttgaaataaaataaaataaatgaatgaatcaaaccTCACAGGTTATGTTTCTTGTCATGTTTGGGTTCATATTTAGTATATTGTCAATTAAGGTATTTAATGGACAATCAATTTAAACTAAGCTGATTGGTTTAAACATACGACTCAGTAGTGTACTTTGAACGTTACATTTCCGATACAGAGTTAGCTTAGAGGTTAGCACATaactccagggttgggggtctAGGGTTTGGTTcccacctctgccctgtgtgtgcaGTTTGTGTGTTCTGCCTTTGCTTTGGAGGTTTCCTCAGAATAGTCTAGTTTCCTTATCCATAGAGGTACTTTTCAGGCTGACTGACCTCTCTAAATTGTCTGATGGGTTGGTACCCTGTCCTGGTTGTGCCCCCaatctcctgggatagactccaggttccttaagaccctgtgtaggataggTGATACAGATGTAGACCAAATGAAGTCACTGACTATTAATTTATGCTATAGGTCCCTAGTGATGTTTTAGAGTAAGTCTCTATTAAGGCAATTGAGTGTTGACGACAACATAATCATTTAGCATACAGTCTACAGTAGGCGTGTTTCATATCCACAGCGTGTGAAGTGCATATCATTGAACAGAGTTTCTAGCCCGCTACAAAAATGTCTTGAAAACAGCAGGAAAAGTTCAGGcactgaaatgcgtttttcatCTTTCTCTAGGCCATTGCACAGGAAAGAAGGTCACCACTGGATACATGTACATCTGatgttttgaatattattcaCTCCATAATCACCCCAATCTTTGTGATATGATTTACATAGAATTGAAATGGTTCTATCCATCATAAACACACTGTCTGCACTAATACTTTGCCTTAATAGATATGCATTCGATTTTATTCTGATTATTGGTGGTAAAACAAGATCTTGGAGTATTTTTAATCTAGCTGTCCTTAACTCAAAATGTTCACACATGGGGCAGTGTGAGTCGCTCCCCACTGGACTTCTATAAATGCTACTCCCATTTTGGCCACTAGGTGCAGTAATGATGAAGCTCTATGGAGCTAAGAGGAATGTGAGTTCACAGTGACAAATCAATAATGGAACATTTAGCTTgtatatttgtaataattggtCACTTAAAATAGGTAATTAGTATTGCAATGGTCGTGTATGAATGCTTTATGAAGAAGCTCTATTCCAGCTGTCCCTACAGACTTCCTGTATAGTTATATAACTCATTCCAAGATTCAAGAATCATAACAAGCTCCAAATGCCCTCCCTAATGCAAATTAAACATTAATCATGCCCTGTTAACTACCAGTAACTCATTAGCGCATAGATTCAGGCTGCCACTTGCTGGCTTTGAGTCAGAAAGCTGGAGAATTTACTGCTTTACTTGTGCAAACTGCACAGCATCTCACGGTGAAAGCAAATCATTTCAGTGTGCTTTAAGGTGATTACATTAAGAATTATTatcatggtgtttttttttttaaatctcattaGCTTCTTGATAGACTTGTTTACCTCACTTGTACTTTTATTCAATGTTTAATTCGCTTAATAACAAGCCGTATCTGATGGGTTCTGATATTTACCTGGATGTTTGAGCATTACAGATAGCATTCAACTCATGAACTGGATTAGGTGTGTTAAATAGAGGTAAAGGcaaagccccccccccccttttttttttacttctattGCGAAACATGAACTACATTTGAAGAGGTTAACTTTGGATTTGTCTacactttcctgtgtttatatGAGTAAAAGATTGTGTAGGGAGATGTTGGAAGGGAAGGAAGCACAAGCTGCCAGGTtctataaatgattcatttcgCTTACAAGCAAGCAGGGGCAATTTCAGGAAAGTGGAACAGAGTAGTCGTGTAACTAAAAATGCATTGCATTAACCTTTTTAatacatccaaaaaaaaaaataatgctgtCAGCAATTAGCTACTTTTCTGATGAGAGCCCAAAACCACTAATCACTTCTCAAATAAGCTGAAAGGgccagagagatagagagatgaaGCAGAACCCAAGATTAGACTAAAGATAATGCACAGGTTTGGGAAATGATGCATATTAACTTTTACTGACCTTGGTGGTGGCTAACATTTGGGATATAAAGACAGCATGTTAAAGCAGGAGTTATAATTCACCTGTTATACAAGCTTGTCAGCTTCTACTGGCGCATCGAAACAGCTGTCACGATGTTTTGAGATAAAAGCTTAAGATTTTCCAAGAAACCAAATAAATGATGTCAGCACTGAAATCTGAGCAGATCCAGCAATTCCATTACCACAGAATCTGACCAAAGGCTTCTTCATCAAAAAGTTTGAACCCAAGATAAGGCTAAAATCAGTGAAGCAACACATCAGGAAGTGAGGTGATCAAGAATGTATGTTGATTATGATATGTGTTTTGGCTTTTATGAGGTTTGTCTTGATTTCAGCTCTGAGACCAAACACCAGACATCATGACTCACAAAAGGGTCAACTTTAAAAGATGGCGCAATATTTGTcacaaagaaatgaatgaataactaaAATTCATGGATTTTCATATAGTCTATGAACCAGTGTAGTGGCTTGTGTCTTTAAATGGTGCTTTGCACTTTGTTGCAGTTGAGCAACAGCCACAATTTTCACCAGAATAAAGGCAAAAATGGCTGAGCTCATTATTCAGTTCAGATGAGTTCAGTCAAGATCTACAGGCAAAGCTGAAATGAAACCTCAGAAGATTAAACATAAAGGTCTAAAGGTCAGCAGTAGCGGATTTCGTTTTCATCATGACCTCAATTCAAAACCCGCCAACCTGGCTGGACATGACTGACTGGATGATAAATGAAATCCAATTATGGAGCATTTCTCTTGTTCACTCAGATATTATTGGCTTTTGTATTTACATTTCTATATACTTTTATTCTGTGTTCAATACGGCGGTATACGAGTCGTTCAGCACAGTGATGTTTgtatagttttgtgtgtgtacgtgtgtctCTCCGTCTGTCAGGAGGATTAATCCTCTGTGTGCAAATATAACCTTTCACCTTTGTGTTCATTGCATTCAAATCGGATTCAGATAAACAGAGTTGTTTTGTCCGAGATCTAAAAAAGATCTCCTCAGTATGCATATCACccagacacacaaaaaacccacacacactggcctTCACAGATATTCCTCCGTGTCTCAGTGACTATTAAtaaaacattctctctctctctctctctctctctctctctctctctctctctctcttgcacacacacactctctctcgctccattTCTCTCTGCATAGAGAGAGCGATAGCACCAGCCATCCTTCAAGTCTAAAAAAGGAGAGAGCCAGTGCACTCTGATATTCACGCCTCACACAGCAGGACTCACTTACAAGACATAAAAGCCTTCGTGTTATTGTGATTCACAGTGTGTTGGACTGAAAGGGCTAAAAATTGAGCACCACACAAAAGTCCTATATTGTGAAAATGACCTTTGCAGCATACCAGTGGTTAGAGTAAATGCAACATGGAAATAAATGTCAGATCTGTACCTAGAGTGCTTTTCCCCCCAATTAAACAGTAACAGAAACCTTGCCGTTTCTACACACCAGCCAAAATGTCCGTCACAAGAGCAATCCTGTTGTATGACTCGCTGTGAGTGGCCCAAGGCTAAAATTAACCTGGCGCAAGAAGTGTGTCTCATGAAAATCCTTTGAAACAACTGTATTCGGACAAATAGCCAAATATAGACTACAACCTAACCTGCTACACTACGTACCATATTTTCAAATAGAGCTATCAGGTTACGTGCATTTTATGTACACTTAGGGCAATTATTCAAAGCTTTCTGAGAAAGAACAAGGCCAGTATAATTATAAGCAACTGATTAATCTCTCAGAGGCCCTCTCTAAGTTTGAAAAGAGACTGATTTCATCAAAGATATCTGACGGTCGATGTACAAAAGTTAGGCAAAGAATAAAGCATGACATGAGGGTGGGATACAACCAAAGCAAAGCGGGGGCTGCTTCCACCTCACACCAAGTCACAAAGCGTTGtattccacttataccacaGCCATTTGTCAACCTTTTCTACTTGCTACAGTTGCGATTGTAATTATTACAACATTTCCAGAACCAGGGTGGATGAAGGGAGGTGTGTGCTTCCTCTTAGACAAGTGAAGCCAGTCAATTTCAGCTTAACAGCACTCTGAGGAAAGCGCTTTCTACCGTCTTCCACATTCACCCCTAATTAGTGAttagtgtcactgtgactgAGAGAGGAAAGACAGTATACCATCCATCCCACCAAGAGAAGAGAGCATGGCCAATTTTGTTCTCTTTGCTCCTAGACATTGATTGCTGTGGCATCATCAGGATTCAACTTGAGAATGTCTCTTTTTATGGTTACATCTAATGCTTCAGCCAAAAAATGAGTTCGTTTCTCACTTGTTATATCGGCTAGGATATACAATCCTTCCCTTGTCGTCCTCTCTTGAGgttaattaagaaaaaaaatctagcttgtcatgttacagagaaagcaCAAAGCCAAGGCatccatcctgaagactttcttgTGTTGGAAAAACGTAAAATGTTGTCGCCACACCGGATTATTTAGTCCAGGTTTTCAATTtgacaccggatgcccttcctgacgcaaccctcccatttaatccgggcttgtgaccggcactgagagttaactctgcAGTGGCTGGGttcccaggaatcgaacccaggacagggcaatgagagcatgggatcctgccgctggaccaagAGGAGGCCACTGTCGGAAAAGCGTAAAATAACAGCCTTAAATCTAACTGTTATGAAGCATTAACTTCAGAGACTTCTTCTTAAACATCTCAGAAAACGACTTCATATGAACAATCActcacatttttttaatcaatttaaatGGAGCGTCTGTCATATAAATCTCTATAGTTCTATAGATGCATTCTCCTGCCCAAAGACATGCAAAGTTTATCTAAATGATCTAAATGCAGATTGAGTACAATACTGAATGCTGAATCACAATGACAAACGTGTGCACAATAATGTTagtttaggggggaaaaaaaaaacccaggctTACATAaccttaaaaataaaaccctttCTTATCGGAAAATCCAttaaggtcagaggtcacatgAGTGCACAGTATGTCACAATCTGCTGATTCACTTTCAGAAGAGTGGATTGGTGGTTTTGCTCGATAAAGCTTGTTTAGTGTCAGTCTGGCACACATATCGTATGAAAGGCTTGGTTTTGGCAACACACATTGTTATTCTTATTAGTTGTGAAAAGTTGTGCATGCACATGGGTTTAATATGACATTGCAATCAGACACGACTCTgaaggaaagaaataaacacagattGAGTTTattgggcatgtgtgtgtgtgttgcaacaacttaataaaacagttcaactgcaatgcaataaaataatactaaGATTTTTAACAAGATTGTAGGGTTTTTTGGATGTGTTTAAAATGCTGCCTATGCAGTTACAACTCCAACAGATTTggacacttgtgtgtgtgtgtgtgtgtgtgtgtgtgtgtgtgagagagagagatagacaaagagaTATTTTAGAGTTTCACTCCCCCTCCTGGACACATACAAAATAgacatttctgtctctctgcatctctaGTAGATTATTCCAGAAtatcatctttttctttttcatattaatgggtttatttatctgtttgggaatttttttctttcattacaatttttttttttaaatgacaaaaaccgcagcttttatttaaaagcttTCATATGGTTATCAAGGTTCCAGTTAGGATTAGGCATAATATGTAGTATAAATTAACTGCATCAAGAATGATGTCAATAAAAAGTCCTTTCAAAGATAATCAAAAATGAAGACAAACATGAATTCACCTGGAACAGGATGGCTGTCCACTGCAGGGCTTTATTAATGCACTCTTTAACATCTATGGGCAATTTAGTATAGCCAGGATTCCTATGTTTTTGGAAGAAATCCAGTGCAATGCAGAGGAAACCTAAGTATATATACAGAACACCAGACAGTAACTTAAGCACAGGTTTGAAccagaaacactgaaactgtgaaaAGGCAATGATTCCTCAGATTCCTTTGTGGTTATAGAGCTTCTCTACATGGTAAAAAAGTTCTACATGGTCAACTTTTTGGTTTATGTCTCCGAGTTTTATGGCTCTCAGtggttgactggaagattggaGTTCAAGGCCAAGCTCCAGGGTtgcgggtttgattcccacctatCCCCTGTGTACATGccttctccctgtgctttgggggttttctccaggtaatccagtttcctccccaaaTCCAAAGACATGGTTTGTAGGCTGATATTCATCTCTTAATTGTTTAGAGTGTATGTGCAATGGGTTAAagttattagaaaataaataaaaagttcaaTGGGTCCATGAATTTGATTTCACAGTTAAGAGTGTTCGAATGATCATCCAACCTCCCAAAAATATTCCACTTGATAGACTGGctatgaccttttttttttttcaggttccAGATCCAACATAACCCttaccaggataaagcagttactatGGAATTTAATGAATGGACAAAACATTGAAGGTAGCGttgttgcctcacagctccagcatCCTCAGATCAACACTGAGCTCAGATTACTGTCTTTGTGGAGTTGTGTATGTTTTATCCGTGTtcttctccagtttcctcacaCCTTCCAAAAAAATGCCAGTAGGTAGATTGGCTATGCTACATTCCCCAGACTGACTGGTGACCCACCCAGGGTGTGTTCCTGCCTCAGGCTCTGTGTTCCCAGTATAGGCTTCAGATTTACCGCAACCCTGACGATGATAAAACAgctactgaaaatgaatgaatggatgaattcattaattaatatacagtgaatatataaattagtctaaatttgaaaaagaaaaagaggtaTACTTGTATACTTACACAGTGCATTCAGAGTGTTCACAAGAGTTGACAATACAGCAGAATGAACCAGAAACTTACCTAAATGCAAGACAGTTGTAgaaacacacagatagagagaggcTAACTAAAAATGCTTAATTATATATAGTCAAAGCAAAGTTTGTTTGTGTCTTAAAttgtatacaaaaaaaaaattcacaaacattttttaaaataataatatacataaatagTAAAAGTCCCACAGTAAAAGTCCCATTAAAGAAAC from Hemibagrus wyckioides isolate EC202008001 linkage group LG18, SWU_Hwy_1.0, whole genome shotgun sequence harbors:
- the stbd1 gene encoding uncharacterized protein stbd1 isoform X1, whose translation is MSRRFGMIGGYETAAAVLIIIFASLSVWGAFLIYRAVKGQRRERCSEENTDETEKEAARRGGGGEDEDEWSKSTGSDDGSSEDWDVDSRETIILSHANHAQTSIDLLEENLGKTSHENRKDPTGSTIRNPTGTGKDHMRCRHDVCDTAESISVQSDLFVFQDNGSRPSEDKPENSLKENTLDDEESEIEPHADVDEPSETESAQEIMEAKNLPVQKCQSVEDLLDNTLLVQDIMNKPSEEEIIVADTVLNISSDTTSSEALHEKIKMEDTEVKTKAFETSISLINDLDSYCYDDPLNNLASEKIKPKMDVKSHQDFNGSLNSLQTTVSHTDNSLSNTFDHILRNPPQNYLGFTVAGLQGDSLAPLRLAEQSKDRTEVTPADVSQKKNEISIMEAIMDSNEWLSTGPPDTRDLPWLTQTQNKSGCGFKADVSSSPVPSSAASVLPSDMMSHRGKTDVPEDATTAVAKDEVDLLNKKVGTVLPMPQLVKVSFRVHYITHSPNQILAVTGNQQELGSWESFVPLRSVENGFWFCSVSLPLDSQVEWKFILVEDGKIQRWEECENRCFVVTGQDEEIHLDKNWGYA
- the stbd1 gene encoding uncharacterized protein stbd1 isoform X2, which translates into the protein MSRRFGMIGGYETAAAVLIIIFASLSVWGAFLIYRAVKGQRRERCSEENTDETEKEAARRGGGGEDEDEWSKSTGSDDGSSEDWDVDSRETIILSHANHAQTSIDLLEENLGKTSHENRKDPTGSTIRNPTGTDNGSRPSEDKPENSLKENTLDDEESEIEPHADVDEPSETESAQEIMEAKNLPVQKCQSVEDLLDNTLLVQDIMNKPSEEEIIVADTVLNISSDTTSSEALHEKIKMEDTEVKTKAFETSISLINDLDSYCYDDPLNNLASEKIKPKMDVKSHQDFNGSLNSLQTTVSHTDNSLSNTFDHILRNPPQNYLGFTVAGLQGDSLAPLRLAEQSKDRTEVTPADVSQKKNEISIMEAIMDSNEWLSTGPPDTRDLPWLTQTQNKSGCGFKADVSSSPVPSSAASVLPSDMMSHRGKTDVPEDATTAVAKDEVDLLNKKVGTVLPMPQLVKVSFRVHYITHSPNQILAVTGNQQELGSWESFVPLRSVENGFWFCSVSLPLDSQVEWKFILVEDGKIQRWEECENRCFVVTGQDEEIHLDKNWGYA